One Eleginops maclovinus isolate JMC-PN-2008 ecotype Puerto Natales chromosome 22, JC_Emac_rtc_rv5, whole genome shotgun sequence DNA segment encodes these proteins:
- the pdlim1 gene encoding PDZ and LIM domain protein 1: MPLRVVVKGPGPWGFRLVGGKDFEQPLTISRVTPGSKAAQANLCIGDMILAIDGEPTEHMTHLAAQNKIKGCIDEMVLSVDRSETKLWSPLSSEEGRTHPYKMNLASEPKEVKHIGSTHNRSALPFSGFGPKVVTNQYNSPSGLYSSENIKDFNSAVDEVKTIAAANEPSNRAPSDPSQAGKLPAVVADSEVYKMLQENQESDEPPRQSASFKVLQEILETGDPDKPSGFRSVKAPSTKIASSVGNMEKLPSCDKCGSGIVGMVVKLRDKFRHPECYTCTDCDVNLKQKGHFFVEDQIYCEKHARERVTPPEGYDVVTVFPK; the protein is encoded by the exons GTCACCCCGGGGAGTAAAGCTGCCCAGGCCAACCTGTGTATTGGGGACATGATCCTGGCGATTGACGGAGAACCGACGGAGCACATGACTCACTTGGCAGCGCAGAACAAGATCAAGGGGTGCATCGACGAGATGGTGCTCTCCGTAGACAG GTCGGAAACTAAATTGTGGTCCCCGCTTTCATCTGAGGAAGGGAGGACACATCCGTACAAGATGAATCTGGCATCAGAGCCAAAG GAGGTGAAACACATCGGCTCGACCCACAACAGGAGTGCTCTGCCCTTCAGCGGTTTCGGCCCCAAAGTCGTCACCAACCAGTACAACAGCCCCTCCGGCCTCTACTCCTCAGAGAACATCAAGGACTTCAACTCGGCCGTGGACGAAGTTAAAACCATCGCTGCAGCCAATGAGCCCAGCAACAG AGCTCCGTCAGATCCTTCGCAGGCGGGTAAGCTGCCAGCTGTAGTCGCAGACTCCGAAGTGTATAAGATGCTGCAGGAGAACCAAGAGTCTGATGAGCCTCCCAGACAGTCTGCGTCATTCAAAGTGCTTCAGGAGATCCTCGAGACAG gtgaccCTGATAAACCGTCTGGGTTCAGGAGTGTGAAGGCACCCTCAACGAAGATCGCATCCTCAGTGGGGAACATGGAGAAGTTGCCCTCCTGTGACAAATGTGGATCCGGGATTGT GGGGATGGTGGTAAAGCTGAGGGACAAGTTCCGTCACCCCGAGTGCTACACCTGCACAGACTGCGACGTCAACCTCAAACAGAAGGGACATTTCTTTGTGGAGGACCAGATTTATTGTGAGAAGCACGCACGCGAGCGAGTGACTCCTCCTGAGGGCTACGACGTGGTCACTGTGTTCCCCAAGTAG